The Lutibacter sp. Hel_I_33_5 genome has a window encoding:
- the sufD gene encoding Fe-S cluster assembly protein SufD, with amino-acid sequence MELKDKIVSSYVAFENGLDINSDIHEIRTEALQNFEKLGFPTKKLEAWKYTSLNSVLKNDYSIFPNKENTIEFADVKKYFIHDIDTYKIVFIDGKYSSFLSDVTHDEKDICLLSSALSKSKYSPVIENYFNKIAKQDNLTSLNTAFANEGAYIYIPRNVEVEKPIQIINFTTGSEAATMVQPRNLIVVEENAHVQIIERHQSLTSNAVLSNVVTEVFAARNSTVDFYKIQNDNINASLVDNTYIEQKTNSVVSVHTFSFGGNITRNNLNFYQRGEHMDSILKGITIIEGKQHVDHHTLVHHIEPNCESHQDYKGIFDERSTGVFNGKVIVEKEAQKTNAYQQNNNVLISDKATINAKPQLEIFADDVKCSHGCTIGQLDDDALFYMQQRGIPAKEGKALLMYAFANTVLESVKIPEVKQRINKLIATKLGVNIGFDL; translated from the coding sequence ATGGAATTAAAAGATAAAATAGTATCATCTTATGTAGCGTTTGAAAATGGATTGGATATTAATTCTGATATTCATGAAATTAGAACAGAAGCACTACAAAATTTTGAGAAACTAGGGTTTCCTACCAAGAAGTTAGAAGCTTGGAAATACACGTCTTTAAACTCAGTTTTAAAGAATGATTACAGTATTTTTCCAAACAAAGAAAACACGATTGAATTTGCTGATGTAAAAAAGTACTTTATTCATGATATAGACACCTATAAAATTGTTTTTATCGATGGAAAATACAGCTCTTTTTTATCTGATGTAACGCATGATGAAAAAGATATTTGTTTATTATCTTCAGCATTATCAAAATCAAAATATAGCCCAGTTATTGAAAATTATTTCAATAAAATAGCAAAACAGGATAATTTAACATCGTTAAATACTGCTTTTGCAAACGAAGGAGCTTACATTTATATTCCTAGAAATGTTGAGGTAGAAAAGCCAATACAAATCATCAATTTTACTACAGGTTCTGAAGCTGCAACAATGGTTCAGCCACGTAATTTAATTGTTGTTGAAGAAAATGCACATGTTCAAATTATAGAGCGTCATCAATCTTTAACATCAAATGCAGTTTTATCAAATGTCGTAACCGAAGTTTTTGCTGCTAGAAATTCGACAGTAGATTTTTATAAAATTCAGAATGATAACATCAACGCTTCATTGGTTGATAATACGTACATAGAGCAAAAAACAAACTCTGTTGTTTCTGTTCATACATTTTCTTTTGGAGGAAATATTACTAGAAATAATTTAAACTTTTATCAAAGAGGTGAGCATATGGACTCTATCTTAAAAGGGATTACAATTATTGAAGGAAAACAACATGTAGATCATCACACATTGGTACATCATATTGAGCCAAATTGTGAATCTCATCAAGATTATAAAGGTATTTTTGACGAGCGTTCTACGGGAGTTTTTAATGGAAAAGTGATTGTAGAAAAAGAGGCGCAGAAAACAAACGCTTATCAACAAAACAATAATGTTTTAATAAGTGATAAAGCTACAATTAATGCAAAACCTCAGTTAGAAATTTTTGCTGATGATGTAAAATGTTCTCACGGTTGTACTATTGGTCAATTAGATGATGATGCCTTATTTTACATGCAACAAAGAGGAATTCCTGCAAAAGAAGGTAAAGCATTATTAATGTATGCTTTTGCAAATACGGTTTTAGAAAGTGTAAAAATACCAGAAGTAAAACAACGTATCAATAAGCTAATTGCAACTAAATTAGGTGTTAATATTGGGTTTGATTTGTAA
- a CDS encoding response regulator has translation MEKKLNILLIEDDRLEVLKFTRATSNNANNFNISHVINGKEALISLKNETPNIILLDLNMPDTNGIEFLTILKNNRTLKHIPTIVLTTSNNKKDIKECYEIGIAGYIIKPLKYEEYEEKILTVIKYWNLNEFKT, from the coding sequence TTGGAAAAAAAACTAAATATTTTATTGATAGAAGACGATAGATTAGAAGTGCTAAAATTTACTAGAGCTACTTCTAATAATGCAAATAACTTCAATATATCGCACGTTATAAATGGCAAAGAAGCGTTGATTTCACTTAAAAATGAAACACCTAATATTATTTTACTAGATTTAAACATGCCAGATACTAATGGTATCGAATTTCTAACAATTTTAAAAAATAATCGTACACTAAAACATATACCTACCATCGTATTAACTACATCAAACAACAAAAAAGATATAAAAGAATGTTACGAAATTGGTATAGCTGGATATATTATTAAACCTTTAAAATATGAAGAGTACGAAGAAAAGATTCTTACAGTTATTAAATACTGGAATCTTAATGAATTTAAAACATAA